One Streptomyces sp. NBC_01351 genomic region harbors:
- a CDS encoding RHS repeat-associated core domain-containing protein produces the protein MSPASAKDAPRTGKAAVQLTDRAAAEKAGIQGLLLTVRPAGDVVKAGPVKVSVDVSHIAGAFGGDWLHRTHLVRLPECALTTPEHAECRTQTPVTTARDGDRAGLLSAEVPLKGGSAGESLRTSEASTASDGATVLGVTAAPGGPAGTYAATSLAPSGKWSSGGNAGGFSWSYPIAVPDALGGTKPTIDLSYSSQAVDGRTAATNNQASWIGEGWDYSPGFVERTFKPCAKDGQADSSEQCLAGHNATVSLNGKSSTLVRDDTSGTWRLENDDASKVEKLTGATNGDNNGEYWKITTPDGTQHYFGVGRKPGSATAPATNSAWTTPVYGNNAGEECNKPTFAASWCQQAWRWNLDFVVDSRGGMTTHSYATETNHYKLGVSAATPQGTLTPYIRGGNLEKITYGSKLTDADTFKPTAQVVFGVEERCLPVKDVFDCAPAKLTAANATKWPDVPFDQKCATTGTCENYSATFWTTKRLTKITTQVLDSAGGYANVDSYELKHQFPPTSDNTAPSLWLASLLHTGHDGATTLPTNPVVFYGKPLNNRVDSSVDNRPAMNKYRVVKIESETGQVTDVGYADPDCAPGAGLPSSKDGNTTRCYPAYWNPDNKSPLDPTLDWFHKYVVTRVTELDNFSGSRPQEVRYEYVGGAAWHRDDEELTEDKRRTWNQFRGYEQVITRAGTAPDPISKRTTFYLRGMDGDIKADASKRTATFTGLAGNTIKDADPLAGTVRETQTFASDGGELVAISENEPWLSKVTSTHSRGTKLPALTAQMQRDGSSREKKLRADKTWQTTSETVKYDDTYGMQEWTRDQADGLPDTCTKTSYTRNTAAWMIDRVSETIQIQSSDCATTATEANTLSRNRTSYDGQTHGTLNGPGQVTSTEELDRFEAGQPKYTVNSTRAYDAYGRVISSIDAVGAKTTTAYEPSAQARATTIKVTNAKNWTTTTTLHPLRGTPVKTVDQNNRTTEAEYDALGRTTRVWQPGRARSDSASKVFTYDLTNTGTSSVTTQTLRASGLYATSISILDGLGQKVQLQEDPKIEAEGRRLITDTWFDSHGRAVKTNNTYVNADSAPVKTRFIADENMVPATNTTLHDGLGRTVANVFSSKAQEQWRTITAYPGVDRTDTTPPKGDSATSVLTDAQGRTVERRKYKSPTPTGEYDTTRYAYNTDGKLTRITDPAGNIWTYDYDLHGRQIRSVDPDKGTSTVTYDAADRPASTTDARGTTVFTSYDTLGRPTSRNQNTVDGPELATYEYDTLLPGQPTASTTWVDGKPWRRETTSYDIGYRPTGTKLTVPEGEGALTGTYAASTTYNTITGLEYQTNLPAAGGLPFERLRTSRFASGLPRSYGSDNVNYVNYVNYDELGQVRRTTFGDDPKQASFTNTLDPATGRLLSTEFKKQDASTAVDITDYTYTQAGDVTSVTNTQGATRDTQCFTYDYLRRLGEAWTDTGTTTTQPGPSVPGIGNCTNLTPQPGKIGGPAPYRQSFTYDVTGNRTSSTDHDPAGDAAKTVTTTHTYPAPGSPRPHAPTSTTNKTGSAPEVTSAITYDDTGNTLTRPNAPGSTQTLTWTPEGKLASATTPAGTSTYAYDAAGNRLLRKDPGKTTLYLGSTELTLNTTANTVTGTRYYSTPGGTTIVRTSDGKLTYVAADHHNTGTTAIDATTLQVQRRTTKPFGEDRGTAPAAWPGERGFVGGTQDKTTGLTHLGAREYDSVLGRFLSVDPLMIVDDPRQHNAYQYANNSPLTESDPTGKAIEECASGMYTCTNAGTKPTGYGKNYEREVNNSRGTLAPEYVKQKNRNKAPRHFCDGCTTMPPRAPKGLVAPSGGQDVLWSETFWVRNAYYTDYTTAGMLDVAPNDTDVTFAYSEQAMYAAAEQFADKIGWSAGVSATIGAGFDLKVAEVKAEVSATLGINGDYTWTNIDTKTRSTTLTKTVPMKVKGGEHYGLSPHGVIDTYTTTYHHADGRTSTKTWGAFDLTSWTPVTYSEIPINRVALNATVLKTGSTPF, from the coding sequence GTGAGCCCCGCGTCGGCCAAGGACGCTCCGCGCACCGGCAAGGCTGCCGTGCAGCTCACGGACAGAGCTGCCGCCGAGAAGGCCGGCATCCAGGGCCTGCTGCTCACGGTCCGCCCGGCCGGGGATGTGGTGAAGGCCGGCCCGGTCAAGGTCTCGGTGGACGTCTCGCACATCGCGGGTGCTTTCGGTGGCGACTGGCTCCACCGGACCCACCTGGTCAGGCTGCCGGAATGCGCCCTGACCACCCCCGAGCACGCTGAGTGCCGCACGCAGACACCCGTCACCACCGCCAGGGACGGCGACCGGGCCGGGCTGCTCAGCGCGGAAGTACCCCTCAAGGGCGGCTCCGCAGGCGAGAGTCTGCGTACGAGCGAAGCTTCCACTGCTTCGGATGGGGCTACGGTGCTCGGCGTGACGGCCGCGCCAGGCGGCCCCGCCGGAACCTACGCCGCCACCAGCCTGGCACCTTCGGGCAAGTGGTCCAGCGGCGGGAACGCCGGCGGCTTCTCCTGGTCGTACCCGATTGCCGTACCGGATGCACTGGGCGGTACCAAACCCACCATCGACCTCTCGTACAGTTCTCAGGCAGTGGACGGCCGCACCGCGGCCACGAACAACCAGGCCTCATGGATCGGCGAGGGCTGGGACTACTCGCCCGGCTTCGTTGAGCGAACCTTCAAGCCCTGTGCCAAGGACGGCCAGGCCGACTCGAGCGAACAGTGCCTGGCCGGGCACAACGCGACGGTCTCCCTGAACGGCAAGTCCTCGACGCTCGTCCGCGACGACACCTCCGGCACCTGGAGGCTCGAGAACGACGACGCCTCGAAGGTCGAGAAACTGACCGGGGCGACCAACGGCGACAACAACGGCGAGTACTGGAAGATCACCACCCCGGACGGGACCCAGCATTACTTCGGCGTCGGCCGCAAGCCCGGCAGCGCCACCGCACCCGCCACCAACTCCGCGTGGACGACTCCTGTCTACGGCAACAACGCGGGCGAGGAGTGCAACAAGCCGACCTTCGCCGCGTCCTGGTGCCAGCAGGCCTGGCGCTGGAACCTCGACTTCGTCGTCGACTCCCGCGGCGGAATGACCACCCACTCGTACGCCACCGAGACCAACCATTACAAGCTCGGTGTCTCCGCTGCGACCCCGCAGGGCACGCTCACCCCGTACATCCGAGGCGGCAACCTCGAGAAGATCACCTACGGCTCGAAGCTGACGGACGCCGACACGTTCAAGCCGACCGCGCAGGTCGTCTTCGGCGTCGAGGAGCGCTGCCTTCCAGTGAAGGACGTCTTCGACTGCGCGCCGGCCAAGCTGACCGCGGCCAACGCCACCAAGTGGCCTGACGTCCCCTTCGACCAGAAGTGTGCGACCACCGGAACCTGCGAGAACTACTCCGCCACCTTCTGGACCACCAAACGCCTCACCAAGATCACCACGCAGGTCCTCGACAGCGCCGGCGGTTACGCCAACGTCGACTCCTACGAGCTCAAGCACCAGTTCCCGCCCACCAGCGACAACACCGCACCCTCCCTCTGGCTGGCCTCGCTCCTGCACACTGGCCACGACGGCGCGACCACGCTCCCCACCAACCCGGTCGTCTTCTACGGCAAGCCGCTGAACAACCGCGTCGACTCCAGCGTCGACAACCGCCCCGCGATGAACAAGTACCGTGTCGTCAAGATCGAATCCGAGACCGGTCAGGTCACCGACGTCGGCTACGCGGACCCGGACTGCGCGCCGGGCGCCGGGCTTCCATCCTCGAAGGACGGGAACACCACGCGCTGCTACCCGGCCTACTGGAACCCGGACAACAAGAGCCCGCTCGACCCGACCCTGGACTGGTTCCACAAGTACGTCGTCACCCGCGTCACCGAGCTCGACAACTTCAGCGGCTCACGTCCACAGGAAGTCCGCTACGAGTACGTCGGCGGCGCAGCCTGGCACCGTGACGACGAGGAACTGACCGAGGACAAGCGCCGCACCTGGAACCAGTTCCGCGGCTACGAACAGGTCATCACCCGCGCCGGCACCGCCCCCGACCCCATCTCCAAGCGCACGACCTTCTACCTGCGCGGCATGGACGGCGACATCAAGGCCGACGCCAGCAAGCGCACCGCCACCTTCACCGGCCTCGCCGGCAACACGATCAAAGACGCCGACCCGCTCGCCGGCACCGTCCGAGAGACCCAGACCTTCGCCTCCGACGGCGGCGAACTCGTTGCCATCTCCGAGAACGAACCCTGGCTCTCCAAGGTCACCTCGACCCACAGCCGTGGCACCAAACTCCCCGCGCTCACCGCCCAGATGCAGCGCGACGGCTCCTCCCGTGAGAAGAAGCTGCGCGCCGACAAGACCTGGCAAACCACCTCCGAGACCGTCAAGTACGACGACACCTACGGCATGCAGGAGTGGACCCGGGACCAGGCAGACGGGCTTCCCGACACCTGCACCAAAACCTCCTACACCCGCAACACCGCCGCCTGGATGATCGACCGCGTCTCCGAGACTATCCAGATCCAAAGCAGCGACTGCGCGACCACAGCAACCGAGGCGAACACCCTCAGCCGTAACCGCACGTCCTACGACGGACAGACCCACGGCACCCTGAACGGCCCCGGCCAGGTCACCAGTACCGAAGAACTCGACCGCTTCGAAGCCGGCCAGCCCAAGTACACAGTCAACTCGACCCGCGCCTACGACGCCTACGGGCGCGTCATCAGCAGCATCGACGCGGTAGGCGCCAAGACCACGACGGCCTACGAACCCTCCGCACAGGCACGCGCCACCACCATCAAGGTCACCAACGCCAAGAACTGGACGACCACCACCACCCTGCACCCTCTGCGCGGGACACCGGTCAAAACGGTGGACCAAAACAACCGCACCACCGAAGCGGAATACGACGCGCTGGGCCGCACAACCCGCGTCTGGCAGCCAGGCCGCGCCCGCAGCGACAGCGCCAGCAAGGTATTCACCTACGACCTCACCAACACCGGCACCAGCTCCGTCACCACCCAGACACTCCGCGCCAGCGGGCTGTACGCCACCTCCATCAGCATCCTCGACGGACTCGGACAGAAGGTACAACTTCAGGAAGACCCGAAGATCGAGGCGGAGGGCCGCCGTCTGATCACGGACACCTGGTTCGACAGCCATGGACGTGCCGTCAAGACCAACAACACCTACGTCAACGCGGACTCCGCCCCAGTGAAGACCCGGTTCATCGCCGACGAGAACATGGTGCCCGCAACAAACACCACGCTGCACGACGGACTCGGACGCACGGTCGCCAACGTGTTCTCCTCCAAAGCGCAGGAACAGTGGCGCACCATCACCGCCTACCCCGGAGTCGACCGCACCGACACCACCCCGCCCAAGGGCGACAGCGCGACCTCCGTTCTCACCGACGCCCAAGGCCGCACCGTCGAGCGGCGCAAGTACAAGAGCCCCACGCCCACAGGGGAGTACGACACCACCCGCTACGCCTACAACACCGACGGCAAGCTGACCCGGATCACCGACCCGGCCGGCAACATCTGGACATACGACTACGACCTCCACGGGCGACAGATCCGCTCGGTGGACCCGGACAAGGGCACGTCCACGGTCACATACGACGCCGCCGACCGGCCCGCGTCCACCACGGACGCCCGCGGCACGACGGTCTTCACCAGCTACGACACCCTCGGCCGCCCGACGTCCCGCAACCAGAACACGGTCGACGGACCCGAACTGGCGACCTACGAGTACGACACCCTGCTCCCCGGCCAGCCGACCGCCTCGACCACCTGGGTGGACGGCAAGCCCTGGCGCCGGGAGACCACCAGCTACGACATCGGCTACCGGCCCACCGGCACCAAGCTGACCGTCCCGGAAGGCGAAGGAGCACTCACCGGCACCTACGCCGCCAGCACCACCTATAACACCATCACGGGACTGGAGTACCAAACCAACCTGCCTGCAGCCGGCGGCCTGCCGTTCGAGAGGCTCAGGACCAGCCGCTTCGCCAGTGGCCTGCCCCGTTCCTACGGCTCGGACAACGTCAACTACGTCAACTACGTCAACTACGACGAACTCGGCCAGGTCCGACGCACAACCTTCGGCGACGACCCCAAGCAGGCGAGCTTCACAAACACGCTCGACCCGGCCACCGGCCGGCTGCTGAGCACCGAGTTCAAGAAGCAGGACGCGTCCACCGCAGTCGACATCACCGACTACACCTACACCCAGGCCGGCGACGTCACCTCCGTCACCAACACCCAGGGCGCCACCCGCGACACCCAGTGCTTCACCTACGACTACCTCCGCCGCCTGGGCGAGGCCTGGACCGACACCGGAACCACCACCACCCAGCCAGGCCCGTCAGTCCCAGGCATCGGCAACTGCACCAACCTCACGCCCCAGCCTGGGAAGATCGGAGGCCCGGCGCCGTACCGCCAGTCCTTCACGTACGACGTGACCGGCAATCGGACCTCCTCCACGGACCACGACCCGGCTGGTGACGCCGCCAAGACCGTCACCACCACCCACACCTACCCGGCCCCGGGCTCCCCGCGCCCCCACGCCCCGACCTCCACCACCAACAAGACGGGCAGCGCACCGGAAGTCACGAGCGCCATCACGTACGACGACACGGGCAACACACTCACCCGTCCCAACGCCCCGGGATCAACACAGACCCTGACCTGGACCCCTGAGGGCAAACTCGCCTCAGCCACCACCCCAGCGGGCACCTCCACATACGCCTACGACGCGGCCGGCAACCGCCTGCTCCGCAAGGACCCCGGCAAGACCACCCTCTACCTCGGCTCGACCGAGCTCACCCTCAACACCACGGCCAACACCGTCACCGGCACCCGCTACTACTCCACCCCCGGCGGCACCACCATCGTCCGGACCTCCGACGGCAAGCTCACCTACGTCGCCGCCGACCACCACAACACCGGCACCACCGCCATCGACGCCACCACCCTCCAAGTCCAGCGCCGCACCACCAAGCCGTTCGGCGAGGACCGCGGCACGGCACCAGCAGCCTGGCCCGGCGAACGCGGCTTCGTTGGAGGAACCCAGGACAAGACCACGGGCCTTACCCACCTCGGCGCACGCGAGTACGATTCTGTCCTCGGACGATTCCTCTCCGTAGACCCGCTGATGATCGTGGACGACCCCCGCCAGCACAACGCCTACCAGTACGCAAACAACAGCCCCCTCACCGAATCCGACCCGACCGGCAAAGCCATCGAAGAGTGCGCTAGTGGCATGTACACCTGCACCAACGCTGGCACCAAGCCCACCGGATACGGAAAGAACTATGAACGAGAAGTCAACAACAGCCGCGGAACACTCGCCCCTGAGTACGTAAAGCAGAAAAATCGCAACAAGGCCCCCCGGCACTTCTGTGACGGCTGCACCACGATGCCGCCCCGGGCGCCGAAGGGTCTGGTCGCGCCGTCCGGCGGGCAGGACGTCTTGTGGTCGGAGACCTTTTGGGTGCGAAACGCGTACTACACCGACTACACCACGGCGGGAATGCTGGACGTAGCGCCAAACGATACGGACGTTACCTTCGCGTACAGCGAGCAGGCGATGTATGCGGCGGCGGAGCAGTTCGCGGACAAGATCGGCTGGTCCGCTGGGGTATCGGCGACGATCGGGGCGGGCTTCGACCTAAAGGTTGCCGAAGTAAAGGCGGAAGTGTCGGCCACTCTGGGCATCAACGGAGATTACACCTGGACGAACATAGATACGAAGACTCGCAGCACGACGTTGACCAAGACGGTTCCCATGAAGGTGAAGGGCGGGGAGCACTACGGGCTGTCGCCCCACGGCGTGATCGACACGTACACAACCACCTACCACCACGCGGACGGGCGGACAAGTACCAAGACCTGGGGCGCCTTCGACCTCACTTCGTGGACTCCAGTCACCTACTCGGAGATCCCGATTAACCGGGTGGCCCTCAATGCGACCGTCCTCAAGACAGGGAGCACACCATTCTGA
- a CDS encoding calcium-binding protein, translated as MTTDFGGFDLANAVAVQADGKLVVAGHRGLDETTDFALARYNHDGSPDATFDGDGKVTTDFSGGGDNAISVAVQADGKIITAGFSFTNNLADDTQLARYNADGSLDTSFGTGGKVTTDLGGHDGAHKVLVQDDGKILTIGFGDEGSDAEFMLARFETDGRLDTSFDGDGKATTAFGGFGLADGGALQADGKILAAGYTTAGVGGSDDFAVARYNRDGSPDVTFDGDGKATTDFGSDERPNGLAVQADGKIVVGGSRFTDTADGTDFALARYTTGGGLDATFDGDGKVTTDFGDGDGDGAQGGVAVQADGKILAAGFTRAGGSLDFALVRYTTNGGMDTSFGTGGKAVADFGTRAAATQMAVQDDGRIVVVGYTFAADGSDFALARFHAAPAEVDLSVTKAGPATISLGDQASYTLTVTNTNATVRATDVTLSDTVTGPGTVVSVTPSQGSCTTTATSATSATCTLGSLPPGATATVTVVVEPTAAGTLSDTATTSSAETDPASDNNTATANTTVDNAHGCTILDTSTSNTIAGTGGDDVICGLGGNDVINGGNGNDVIYSGSGNDAIDSSNGTDTVDGGPGNDTLIGGNGNDTLTGGPGNDMLIGGSGNDTLTTTDGVTGNDTADGGTGIDTCTTDQADIRISCP; from the coding sequence GTGACCACCGATTTCGGCGGCTTCGATCTGGCTAACGCCGTGGCAGTTCAGGCTGATGGCAAGCTCGTGGTAGCCGGCCACCGCGGCCTGGACGAGACCACCGACTTTGCACTGGCCCGCTACAACCACGACGGCAGCCCCGATGCCACCTTCGACGGCGACGGCAAGGTGACCACCGACTTCAGCGGTGGTGGTGACAACGCCATCTCGGTGGCGGTACAGGCCGACGGAAAGATCATCACGGCTGGCTTCTCATTCACCAACAACCTCGCCGACGACACTCAGCTGGCCCGCTACAACGCCGACGGCAGCCTGGACACCTCCTTCGGCACCGGAGGCAAGGTCACCACCGACCTCGGTGGCCACGACGGGGCACACAAAGTGCTGGTGCAAGACGACGGGAAGATCCTCACGATCGGCTTCGGCGACGAGGGGAGCGATGCCGAGTTCATGCTGGCCCGCTTCGAAACGGACGGCCGTCTGGATACCTCCTTCGACGGCGACGGCAAGGCCACCACCGCCTTCGGAGGCTTCGGTCTGGCTGACGGAGGGGCCTTGCAGGCCGACGGCAAGATCCTCGCCGCCGGCTACACCACCGCCGGCGTAGGCGGCAGCGACGATTTCGCGGTGGCCCGCTACAACCGCGACGGCAGCCCCGATGTCACCTTCGACGGCGACGGCAAGGCCACCACCGACTTCGGTTCCGACGAGCGGCCCAACGGCCTGGCGGTGCAGGCCGACGGGAAGATCGTTGTCGGGGGCTCCCGCTTCACGGACACGGCCGACGGCACCGACTTCGCGCTGGCCCGCTACACCACCGGCGGTGGCCTCGATGCCACCTTCGACGGCGACGGCAAGGTGACCACCGACTTCGGCGATGGCGATGGCGATGGAGCACAAGGAGGTGTAGCTGTGCAGGCCGACGGCAAGATCCTCGCCGCCGGCTTCACCAGAGCAGGGGGCTCCCTCGACTTCGCGCTCGTCCGCTACACCACCAACGGCGGCATGGACACTTCCTTCGGCACCGGCGGCAAGGCAGTGGCCGACTTCGGCACACGTGCCGCAGCCACCCAGATGGCGGTGCAGGACGACGGCAGGATCGTCGTCGTCGGCTACACCTTCGCGGCCGACGGCAGCGACTTCGCGCTCGCCCGCTTCCATGCCGCCCCGGCCGAGGTGGACCTGTCCGTCACGAAAGCCGGGCCCGCCACCATCAGCCTGGGCGACCAGGCTTCTTACACCCTGACCGTAACCAACACCAACGCCACCGTCAGGGCCACCGACGTCACGCTGTCCGACACCGTGACCGGCCCCGGCACGGTGGTCTCGGTGACACCCAGCCAGGGAAGCTGCACCACCACCGCCACCAGCGCCACCAGCGCCACCTGCACGCTCGGCTCCCTACCCCCCGGCGCCACCGCCACCGTGACCGTCGTCGTCGAACCCACGGCCGCGGGAACCCTGTCCGACACGGCCACGACCAGCTCCGCCGAAACCGACCCCGCGTCCGACAACAACACCGCGACGGCCAACACCACCGTGGACAACGCCCACGGCTGCACCATCCTCGACACCAGTACTTCCAACACCATCGCTGGCACAGGTGGCGACGACGTGATCTGCGGCCTCGGCGGCAACGACGTCATCAACGGGGGCAACGGCAACGACGTCATCTACAGCGGATCCGGAAACGACGCGATCGACAGCAGCAACGGCACCGACACCGTGGACGGCGGCCCCGGCAACGACACCCTCATCGGCGGCAACGGCAACGACACCCTGACCGGCGGCCCCGGCAATGACATGCTCATCGGCGGCAGCGGCAACGACACCCTCACCACCACCGACGGCGTCACCGGCAACGACACCGCGGACGGCGGCACCGGCATCGACACCTGCACCACCGACCAGGCCGACATCCGCATCAGCTGCCCGTAA